The Azospirillaceae bacterium genome includes a region encoding these proteins:
- a CDS encoding TetR/AcrR family transcriptional regulator, which yields MRKGEQTRGTIVDAALQVASVEGLEGLSIGSLAARLNLSKSGLFAHFGSKEALQLAVLEEAVERFVDRIVRPALRQPRGLPRLEALVLNWLAWIKDSGLPGGCPIQAAGLELDDRPGPLRDYFVRRQQIWQDTLVQAVRGAVAEGHLRADTDPARVAFELQALAYGYGVQQRLMSDPRAAEFARTALADLIARHRTADTKIGALAFGGMS from the coding sequence ATGCGAAAAGGTGAACAGACGCGCGGAACGATCGTTGACGCGGCGCTTCAAGTGGCGAGCGTGGAGGGCCTGGAAGGGTTGTCCATCGGCTCGCTGGCGGCGCGGCTGAACTTGTCGAAGTCCGGGCTTTTCGCCCATTTCGGGTCCAAGGAGGCGTTGCAGCTCGCCGTCCTGGAAGAGGCGGTGGAGCGGTTCGTGGACCGCATCGTCCGCCCGGCCCTGCGGCAGCCGCGGGGACTGCCCCGCCTGGAGGCGCTGGTCCTCAATTGGCTGGCCTGGATCAAGGATTCGGGGCTCCCCGGCGGTTGTCCCATTCAGGCCGCCGGACTGGAACTCGACGACCGGCCCGGCCCGCTGCGCGACTATTTCGTGCGCCGTCAGCAGATCTGGCAGGACACGCTGGTGCAGGCCGTGCGCGGCGCGGTCGCGGAAGGCCATCTTCGCGCCGACACCGATCCGGCGCGCGTGGCCTTCGAACTCCAGGCTCTTGCCTACGGCTATGGCGTGCAACAACGTCTGATGTCCGATCCGCGCGCGGCCGAATTCGCGCGCACGGCGCTCGCCGACCTGATTGCCCGACACCGCACAGCCGACACGAAGATCGGCGCCCTGGCTTTCGGAGGAATGTCATGA